TCAGGCCGCGCTCGCTGTCGTCGTCATCCAGCCTGCAGTGCGCTGCCACCTGTGCGAAGGTCAGCGGCTCGTCGCCGGTATAGCTCAGCAGCTCGGCCATCAGGGTTTCTCATCGTCATCGTCGGGGTTGTCGGGTGCGTTCGTTGAGGGGGCCGAGGGGGCCACGGTGCTCGTTGCGTCTGGCTCTTTGCTGGTTCTGGTTTTGCTGGCTTTCTTTTTACTGGCTGACTTGCCGCTGTATTCGGCCAGCCCTTTGTCGACCAGCACGGCGGCGGTGTCGGCCTCGAAGCCGGCCTTTTCATCCGCTGCGTAGCCGCGCCAGGGTTTTAGAAAGCGCACGATGTCGGTCGCCATGGTGAGTCACCTGTCGGGTTGAGGAGTTCAGTAAGGGAATATCAGAGCGGGCGGTGCCCCGCCCTGAGGGTGTGGCTATCGGTTAGAGCGATTTACCCCAGGTGACGCCGGTCAGCACCGCGACGGATTCCACATGGCGTGGGCCGAAGTCGTGCTTGGCAATCACGCGGATCAGCGTCTGATCACGCTGGAAGGCGCTGACCATGTTGCCTTCGGCGTCTTTGTAGGTGGCCTCTTTGCTGAGGTCGATCACCATATCGTCGTCTTCGCCGATAAAGCAGTCGGCAAAGTCAGTGAAGTGAATCTCTGACTCGTCGCCGTTATCGCCCAGATTGGTGGGGATCTGGGTGGTGGTGGCCACCGGGAAGCCCTTGAGCAGGTTGTTTTCCAGCGTGGGGTAAATGAAATTGCCGTTGCCATCGCGCAGGGAGGCCAGCCAGCGTTTGGTGCGTGGCGCCATGATGAACGCCGGGGCAATCATGTTGGCGTTGCCGTTCTCCAGCCGCAGGATCAGGCTCGACAGGGCCAGCTCGACGGTGTCGCGGTCGGTGGCTGCCGGGGCGGTGATCACGTTAAAGGCAGGCGCCCAGAAGCGCAGGCCCTTGGGCAGGTTGCCGGTGCCTGCACCGCGGATAAAGTGCAGGTCTTCGGTGAGGCCGATCGCCACGGTCAGATCGCTCACCACCAGCCGGTCAACGTTGGGGTTGGTGCCGGAATAGGCCAGCAGGTCGTTACTGATGGGCACGAGGCCTGCGAGCTTTTTCGAGCTGAGTTTGAGGTCTTCAAAGCTCATGGTGGTGACGGGGATATCTTCTTCGGTACCGATGTATTGCACGACCGCCCCGCCCTTGATGCGTGGGATGGTCAGATTGCCGTTGTTGAGCGGCAGCGACACGGTGCCAAGCCGACGCACCACGGACTTGGGCCGCAGCAGCTCGATCACCTCGGCGCTGAAGTTGGTGGGCACCAGTACGCCCCCGGCGCCGGGGGTGACGGTGCTCAGGGCCATGGCGACATCGGCACTCATGCCGTAATCACCGGCCAGCTGGGCGGCGTGCTGCTGGTTGCCACCGGCGGCGGCCAGCGCCCGCACCATTTGTGCCATGCGCGCGCCCTTGGGCAGCTCGGCAGCAAAGGGGCCTTCAATACGCGGGCTGCCTTTGTTGCCCTGCGCGCCCTCTTCCACCGGCACGGCGGTCTGGGCATTGCGGCGCTCGTTGGCTTCGGCGCGGGCCAGCTTGTCGCTCAGGCCGTTAAACTGAGCTTCCAGCGTTTCAAACTCGGCCAGCTGTTCAGCCGACAGGGTGCCGCCGTCGGCTTCCACCCGCCCCAGTGCCTGAAGCTGATCATTAATTACAGCGCGCTCATGGCGCAATTGGGTAATAAGGGACATGGTGTCCTCCTTTTTACGGACGAAAAAAAACCCGCCGGGGCGGGTTTAAAATTTCCTATTGTTTAAAGATCGCTTTTGACATTCAGCCACTCCCTATGAAAAGGGGCACCTTCTAAGTGTGATGAAAACTTATCAAAGA
This genomic interval from Pokkaliibacter sp. MBI-7 contains the following:
- a CDS encoding phage major capsid protein; translation: MSLITQLRHERAVINDQLQALGRVEADGGTLSAEQLAEFETLEAQFNGLSDKLARAEANERRNAQTAVPVEEGAQGNKGSPRIEGPFAAELPKGARMAQMVRALAAAGGNQQHAAQLAGDYGMSADVAMALSTVTPGAGGVLVPTNFSAEVIELLRPKSVVRRLGTVSLPLNNGNLTIPRIKGGAVVQYIGTEEDIPVTTMSFEDLKLSSKKLAGLVPISNDLLAYSGTNPNVDRLVVSDLTVAIGLTEDLHFIRGAGTGNLPKGLRFWAPAFNVITAPAATDRDTVELALSSLILRLENGNANMIAPAFIMAPRTKRWLASLRDGNGNFIYPTLENNLLKGFPVATTTQIPTNLGDNGDESEIHFTDFADCFIGEDDDMVIDLSKEATYKDAEGNMVSAFQRDQTLIRVIAKHDFGPRHVESVAVLTGVTWGKSL